One stretch of Paroedura picta isolate Pp20150507F chromosome 13, Ppicta_v3.0, whole genome shotgun sequence DNA includes these proteins:
- the POU3F4 gene encoding POU domain, class 3, transcription factor 4, whose amino-acid sequence MATAASNPYSLLGSGALVHGGGGGGSGGEAAGGMQQGSPFRGAPKLLQSDYLQGVPSNGHPLGHHWVTSLSDAGPWAASLAGGGGAGGGGGGEQPDVKPGREDLQLGALLHHRAPHAGGHPSPHQPSAWGASPAHSNGQPPSLGLYPQAGFTVGGLLEHGGLTPPPPPASVPPPPGALHPGLRGEPPAEHLGELGGPHCADPSDEETPTSDELEQFAKQFKQRRIKLGFTQADVGLALGTLYGNVFSQTTICRFEALQLSFKNMCKLKPLLNKWLEEADSSTGSPTSIDKIAAQGRKRKKRTSIEVSVKGVLETHFLKCPKPAAQEISSLADSLQLEKEVVRVWFCNRRQKEKRMTPPGEPPPPPPHEVYAQQHPVKTDASCHDL is encoded by the coding sequence ATGGCCACGGCCGCCTCCAACCCCTACAGCCTGCTCGGCTCGGGCGCCCTGGtgcacggcggcggcggcggcgggagcggcggggaggcggcgggcggcatgcagcagggcagccccttccGCGGCGCGCCCAAACTTCTGCAAAGTGACTACTTGCAGGGCGTGCCCAGCAACGGCCATCCGCTGGGCCACCACTGGGTCACCAGCCTGAGCGACGCCGGGCCCTGGGCCGCCTCGCTGGCCGGCGGCGGAGgagcgggaggcggcggcggcggggagcagCCCGACGTGAAGCCCGGCCGCGAAGACCTGCAGCTGGGCGCCCTCCTGCACCACCGCGCGCCCCACGCCGGCGGCCACCCGTCGCCCCACCAGCCCAGCGCCTGGGGCGCCAGCCCCGCGCACAGCAACGGCCAGCCGCCCTCGCTCGGCCTCTACCCGCAGGCCGGCTTCACCGTGGGGGGCCTGCTGGAGCACGGCGGCCtcaccccgccgccgccgccggcctcGGTGCCCCCTCCGCCCGGCGCTCTGCACCCGGGCCTGCGCGGCGAGCCCCCGGCCGAGCACCTGGGCGAGCTGGGCGGCCCGCACTGCGCCGACCCGTCGGACGAGGAGACGCCCACGTCGGACGAGCTGGAGCAGTTCGCCAAGCAGTTCAAGCAGCGGCGCATCAAGCTGGGCTTCACGCAGGCCGACGTGGGCCTGGCGCTGGGCACCCTCTACGGCAACGTCTTCTCGCAGACCACCATCTGCCGCTTCGAGGCCCTGCAGCTGAGCTTCAAGAACATGTGCAAGCTCAAGCCGCTGCTCAACAAGTGGCTCGAGGAGGCCGACTCGTCCACGGGCAGCCCCACCAGCATCGACAAGATCGCCGCGCAGGGCCGCAAGCGCAAGAAGCGCACGTCCATCGAGGTGAGCGTCAAGGGCGTGCTGGAGACCCACTTCCTCAAGTGCCCCAAGCCCGCCGCCCAGGAGATCTCCTCCCTGGCGGAcagcctgcagctggagaagGAGGTCGTGCGCGTCTGGTTCTGCAACCGGCGGCAGAAGGAGAAGCGCATGACGCCCCCCGGcgagcccccgccgccgccgccccacgAGGTTTACGCGCAGCAGCACCCGGTCAAAACGGACGCCTCTTGCCACGACCTTTGA